In Candidatus Krumholzibacteriia bacterium, the genomic window GCCCAGCGCCGCGAATCCCGCGTTGGGACGCCGCGCCAGCAGCGTGATGCCAAGGACCAGGAAGAACACACCCACCGCGTCCATGTGCCCGGAGTGGGCCGTTTCCAGGATGACGAGTGGACTCCACGCATACACCAGCGCGTGTGTGGGTGGCCGGCCGCGCGCACGCAGCAGGAACACCAGAGCCACCAGCGTGGCCAGATCGAACAACACCAGGACTGCCTTCAGCGTGATAACGCCCGGGTGCAGCCACGCCGCCAGTGCAAACACACCCTGCGCCAGCGGCGGGTAAATGGTGGCCAGATCGCGATGGTTGATCAGCGGGTAATCGTCGTCACGCAACGGTGCCAGCGAGGTGTCGGCCGGGGGCGTGGCGAAAGGATTGGCGCCGCTGAGTACCACGCGCCCCTCCCACGCATAGCGGTAGATGTCGGTGGAGAGATCGGGCTTCGCGGGTATCAGCATTACGCGCGCGATCACCGCCACCACCAGCATCACCACCGGCAGGAAGCGGCCGGGCCGGCGCGCGGTGAACGCCACCCGCAGTGCGACCAGGTAGGCGGCGAAGGCCGCGCCGTACAGGCCCAGCAGGAGCGGGAAGCGCCGGTGGAGTTCGTGGGTCCCGGCGATACCACCGAACGCGGCCACGAGCACCGCACCCGCCAGCAGCAGAACCAGCCGGTCGCGCTTCATCCCATCACTGGCGGCCGTGGGCGACGGAGAGGCCGAAGACGTAGGCATACCCCGCAACGAAGAGTCCCATGTAGGGGAGCGCCGCCCACTCCTGCAGCGCCGCAACGAAGACGAAGCCGGCGATGGCATAGGCGGCAAACAGGAACTCGAAGAAGAACGACGGCTTGCGCGCCGAACGGTAGAGCTTGCCCTTCCAGCGGTCGCGCATGGACTCGATGCGATACTTGGCGGTGCGCACGAACGGCGTGCGGTACCCCACCAGTGCCTCCACCACCGCCCACGCATTGTTGATACACATGCCGATGCCGATGGCGAGGATGAAGGGGATGTCGCGCGCGCGCAGCTTCCAGTCCGCGTGCAACTCGCGCAGCGCCACCAGATAGAAGATGAAGATCGAAGCGGTGGTCATCCCAAACACCGCCG contains:
- a CDS encoding glycosyltransferase 87 family protein, with amino-acid sequence MKRDRLVLLLAGAVLVAAFGGIAGTHELHRRFPLLLGLYGAAFAAYLVALRVAFTARRPGRFLPVVMLVVAVIARVMLIPAKPDLSTDIYRYAWEGRVVLSGANPFATPPADTSLAPLRDDDYPLINHRDLATIYPPLAQGVFALAAWLHPGVITLKAVLVLFDLATLVALVFLLRARGRPPTHALVYAWSPLVILETAHSGHMDAVGVFFLVLGITLLARRPNAGFAALGASFLAKYITVILLPFLVARRHWRGIVIVTVIAVAGYAPFFDAGPRLVESLRVYSGTWWFNGPPFMSLAGWLGDPLLSRRLLAGAGAAFALAAAFRERDVARYTYLVVGCWLLLAPTVYPWYVTWMVPFLCLYPNRAWIAFTALVMMSYRVWGEYDASGAWVLPTRWLALEYVPFYGLLLVEGLRRRPAHG